From Chryseobacterium shandongense, the proteins below share one genomic window:
- a CDS encoding DUF4013 domain-containing protein, which produces MMQFYKKRDFGTFITDSFNFFKLYGKNYFKNFMLLNGLLLILMVVVIVFGYKEFLGAFFGSNMAGQSYYFEQFLSDNTGMLVVCGILLFILSSALMIVNFLFPVFYMKRVAEGQTNIKADDILSDFKANGKKVTAAYFGLTFLVLPVAFVIFGISYILVFILIGLVVMLFVVPNLFNIILFFCFDYFNGKKGFFESLSYAIRSQFSYKNGRENSPYWKYWGATIIMMVLFYIVSVFFTSVPMILFFIKLSTTAPDAQFEQNPFAGSFGILFFMIYGISSVISTLLMNVLYVNSGLMYYDSRTDLHQKMELAEIDTIGINE; this is translated from the coding sequence ATGATGCAGTTTTATAAAAAGAGAGATTTCGGAACGTTTATCACAGACAGTTTCAATTTTTTCAAATTATACGGTAAAAATTATTTTAAAAATTTTATGCTTCTGAATGGATTGCTGCTGATTCTGATGGTGGTAGTCATTGTATTCGGATATAAAGAATTTTTAGGAGCATTTTTCGGTTCAAATATGGCCGGACAAAGCTATTACTTCGAACAATTTCTCAGTGATAATACTGGGATGCTTGTTGTGTGCGGAATTTTGTTATTCATTCTTTCTTCGGCGCTTATGATCGTAAACTTTCTGTTTCCTGTTTTCTATATGAAAAGGGTTGCGGAAGGACAGACAAATATAAAAGCAGATGATATCCTGAGCGATTTCAAAGCAAACGGTAAAAAAGTAACTGCTGCCTATTTCGGATTAACATTCCTTGTGTTGCCCGTTGCATTTGTTATTTTCGGGATCTCTTATATACTTGTTTTTATTCTGATAGGATTGGTAGTTATGCTCTTTGTGGTACCCAATTTATTCAATATCATCTTATTTTTCTGTTTTGATTACTTTAACGGGAAAAAAGGCTTTTTCGAATCATTAAGCTATGCCATAAGATCTCAGTTCTCTTATAAGAACGGAAGAGAAAATTCGCCGTACTGGAAATATTGGGGAGCAACCATTATCATGATGGTCTTGTTTTATATTGTAAGCGTCTTTTTTACATCTGTTCCCATGATTCTCTTCTTTATAAAACTTTCTACAACAGCTCCTGATGCACAATTTGAGCAAAATCCTTTTGCCGGAAGTTTCGGAATTTTGTTTTTTATGATTTACGGAATATCTTCTGTTATCTCAACCCTGCTGATGAATGTTTTATACGTTAATTCGGGATTAATGTATTACGATAGCCGTACAGATCTTCACCAGAAAATGGAGCTTGCAGAAATAGATACCATCGGGATTAATGAATAA
- a CDS encoding DUF4129 domain-containing protein: MNKLFVFLLISFAADLHAQDDPPPTAEVYIDSISTNHYKNMYRADSVLLKKPVTENTVYPKKFKENVPSRYKGEDFDYTTTKPRMSVWEKLMKKIVEILNSIFGETVFTNSSNIAGMLVRLFAIILAGFLLYFIIKYLIGKDGNFLFGKKNKKVDLKDEELHENIHEINFPESILKFEKSGDFRSAVRYQFLFVLKKLSDKKLIAWNPEKTNKDYVAELKAPHLKEEFFQLSYIFEYVWYGEFSISEESYQQFKTQYQSFKP; this comes from the coding sequence ATGAATAAGTTGTTTGTTTTTTTACTGATTTCTTTTGCTGCGGATCTTCATGCACAGGATGATCCGCCGCCAACTGCGGAAGTTTATATAGATTCGATCAGCACGAACCATTACAAAAATATGTACCGGGCAGATTCTGTATTGCTGAAAAAACCGGTTACCGAGAATACGGTTTATCCCAAAAAATTTAAAGAAAACGTTCCGTCAAGATATAAAGGCGAAGATTTTGACTATACCACGACAAAACCAAGAATGTCGGTATGGGAAAAGCTTATGAAAAAAATTGTGGAGATTTTAAACAGTATCTTCGGGGAAACGGTTTTTACAAATTCATCCAATATTGCGGGAATGCTTGTACGGCTGTTTGCGATTATTCTCGCAGGCTTTCTGCTGTATTTTATTATTAAATATCTTATCGGTAAAGATGGAAATTTCCTTTTCGGAAAGAAAAACAAAAAAGTAGATCTTAAAGATGAAGAACTTCATGAAAATATCCACGAAATCAACTTTCCGGAGAGCATACTAAAGTTTGAAAAATCCGGTGATTTCCGTTCCGCGGTGCGCTATCAGTTTTTATTTGTATTAAAAAAACTCAGCGATAAAAAACTTATTGCCTGGAATCCCGAAAAAACCAATAAAGATTATGTGGCAGAATTAAAAGCTCCGCATCTCAAGGAAGAATTCTTTCAGCTTTCTTATATTTTTGAATATGTGTGGTACGGAGAATTCAGCATTTCGGAAGAAAGCTATCAACAATTTAAAACCCAGTATCAATCGTTTAAACCGTAA
- a CDS encoding UDP-2,3-diacylglucosamine diphosphatase, with translation MKRNVELVVISDVHLGTYGCKAKELLRYLNSIQPKTLVLNGDIIDIWQFKKSYFPKPHLKVIKKILSFATKNTDVYYITGNHDEMFRKFTDFELGNLKVCNKICLNIDGKKTWIFHGDVFDASVQHSKWIAKLGGKGYDLLIVINNIVNWFLEKMGKEKYSFSKKIKNNVKKAVKYIGDFELTASELAIDNHYDYVVCGHIHQPQIREVVNKKGSCIYLNSGDWIENLSALEYHDKEWKIFYYEDHKHLLKDDSADEIQEINSNDLLKIVTNFAK, from the coding sequence ATGAAAAGAAACGTTGAATTGGTTGTTATATCGGATGTGCATTTGGGAACTTATGGATGTAAGGCTAAAGAATTGCTGAGGTATCTCAATTCTATTCAGCCGAAAACATTGGTTTTGAATGGTGATATTATTGATATCTGGCAATTTAAAAAATCCTACTTTCCAAAACCTCATCTGAAAGTGATTAAGAAAATCCTTTCATTTGCTACAAAAAATACGGATGTGTACTACATTACAGGCAACCATGATGAAATGTTCCGGAAGTTTACAGACTTCGAACTGGGAAATCTTAAGGTTTGTAATAAAATCTGCTTGAATATTGACGGAAAAAAAACATGGATTTTCCACGGTGATGTTTTTGATGCTTCCGTTCAGCACTCAAAATGGATTGCCAAACTAGGTGGAAAAGGCTATGACCTTTTAATAGTCATCAATAATATTGTAAATTGGTTTTTGGAGAAGATGGGAAAAGAAAAATATTCATTTTCAAAAAAAATCAAAAATAACGTAAAAAAGGCTGTTAAATACATCGGAGATTTTGAACTTACGGCTTCGGAACTCGCTATTGACAATCATTATGACTATGTAGTTTGCGGACACATCCATCAACCTCAGATTCGTGAGGTCGTTAATAAAAAAGGCTCCTGTATTTATCTGAATTCCGGTGACTGGATTGAAAATCTTTCAGCTCTGGAGTATCATGATAAGGAATGGAAAATCTTTTATTATGAAGACCATAAACATCTGTTGAAAGACGACTCTGCAGATGAAATCCAGGAAATTAACAGCAATGATCTCTTAAAAATAGTAACCAATTTCGCGAAATGA
- a CDS encoding YebC/PmpR family DNA-binding transcriptional regulator: MGRAFEYRKASKMARWDKMAKTFSKIGKDIALAVKAGGSDPESNPALRRCIQNAKGANMPKDNVERAIKKASGADAENYEEITYEGYGQGGVAFFIECTTNNPTRTVANVRAVFNKFDGNLGKNGELAFIFDRKGIFTIDLAQIKMDWDDFEMEMIDGGAEDVEKDDEEVMITTAFEDFGSLSHKLDELGIEAKSAELQRIPNNTKEVNEEQFKANMKMLERFEDDDDVQNVYHNMEISEEMMNTL; encoded by the coding sequence ATGGGAAGAGCATTTGAATATAGAAAAGCTTCTAAAATGGCCAGATGGGACAAGATGGCCAAAACTTTTTCTAAAATAGGTAAAGATATCGCGTTAGCGGTAAAAGCCGGCGGTTCTGATCCGGAATCAAATCCTGCACTGAGAAGATGTATCCAGAATGCTAAAGGTGCCAACATGCCAAAAGATAATGTGGAGAGAGCGATTAAAAAAGCAAGCGGTGCAGATGCGGAAAACTATGAGGAAATCACTTATGAAGGCTATGGTCAGGGAGGAGTTGCATTCTTTATTGAATGTACTACCAACAACCCTACAAGAACTGTTGCCAACGTGAGGGCTGTTTTCAATAAATTTGACGGAAACCTCGGTAAAAACGGAGAACTGGCTTTTATCTTTGACAGAAAAGGAATTTTTACTATTGATCTCGCTCAAATCAAAATGGATTGGGATGATTTCGAAATGGAAATGATTGACGGAGGTGCAGAAGATGTGGAAAAAGATGACGAAGAAGTTATGATCACCACAGCTTTTGAAGATTTTGGATCGTTATCACATAAGCTGGATGAACTCGGAATTGAAGCAAAAAGTGCAGAACTTCAGAGAATTCCTAATAACACGAAAGAAGTGAACGAAGAACAGTTTAAGGCTAATATGAAAATGCTTGAGCGATTCGAAGATGACGATGATGTACAAAACGTTTATCATAACATGGAAATTTCGGAAGAGATGATGAATACGCTTTAA
- a CDS encoding stage II sporulation protein M — MREVYFIKQNKEKWLGIEQVIQGKIKKNPDDLSSLYINLINDLSFAQTYYPKSNTTVYLNHLSSQIFQKIYKTKRVEENRLVYFFKTEVPLLVYQYRRYLGYAFLFFILFTLIGILSAVYDKDFAKIILGEGYVNQTIENIKKGNAVGVYQSGSTWGSTIGIIFNNIGVGAKLYIYGIFGGIGTLWALLSNSVMLGSFQYFFYDYGALGDSARGIWLHGVFEIFSMVVEAMCGLILGASILFPRTFSRFNSFKNGFKDSFKIFLSTVPFTICAGIIEGYVTRHALNMPLSLNLIIIFGSLFIIGFYYFIYPSIVNKKINNQIHDAVL, encoded by the coding sequence ATGAGAGAAGTTTATTTCATTAAACAAAATAAAGAAAAATGGTTGGGAATCGAACAGGTTATCCAGGGGAAAATTAAAAAAAATCCTGATGATCTCTCTTCGCTGTACATTAATCTCATCAACGATCTTTCTTTTGCGCAGACTTATTACCCGAAAAGCAACACCACAGTTTATCTGAACCATCTTTCTTCACAGATCTTTCAGAAAATTTATAAAACGAAAAGGGTAGAAGAAAACCGTTTGGTGTATTTCTTCAAAACGGAAGTTCCATTGCTTGTATACCAATACCGAAGATATCTTGGCTATGCTTTTTTGTTTTTTATTTTATTTACATTGATTGGCATACTTTCAGCGGTGTACGATAAAGATTTTGCTAAAATTATTTTAGGAGAAGGTTATGTAAACCAAACCATTGAAAACATCAAAAAAGGAAATGCGGTAGGCGTTTACCAGAGCGGATCTACCTGGGGCAGTACGATCGGGATTATATTCAATAATATCGGAGTAGGCGCCAAACTGTATATTTACGGGATTTTTGGAGGAATAGGTACTTTATGGGCATTGCTCTCAAATAGTGTTATGCTCGGTTCATTCCAGTATTTTTTTTATGATTACGGAGCTTTAGGCGACAGTGCACGCGGAATATGGCTTCATGGTGTTTTCGAGATCTTTTCCATGGTGGTGGAAGCGATGTGCGGACTTATCCTAGGTGCATCCATTCTCTTTCCCAGAACATTTTCAAGATTCAATTCTTTTAAAAACGGATTTAAAGATTCATTTAAAATATTTTTGAGTACGGTACCTTTCACCATCTGCGCCGGAATTATCGAAGGTTATGTTACAAGACATGCACTGAATATGCCTTTGTCTTTAAACCTTATTATTATCTTCGGCTCATTATTTATTATAGGATTTTACTATTTTATATATCCTTCCATCGTCAACAAAAAAATCAATAACCAGATCCATGATGCAGTTTTATAA
- a CDS encoding AAA family ATPase yields the protein MENFENPNTEDQHSISLDKKEDQFQSRIDMIELRTSLEKVKSEIAKVIVGQESMVEHLLAALLSNGHVLIEGVPGVAKTITAKLLAKTIDVGFSRIQFTPDLMPSDILGTSVFNVKNSEFEFKKGPIFSSFILIDEINRSPAKTQAALFEVMEERQITMDGTRYIMEEPFLVVATQNPIEHEGTYRLPEAQLDRFLFKINVGYPDLQQEIAIIKNQHENKTEDKTDVVNRVISAQQLKNYQQLVKEIIVETQLMEYIAKIIVNTRENQFLYLGASPRASLALLTASKSFAAFRGRDFVTPEDIKEASYAVLRHRVIVSPEREMEGLTADEIIRQILEGIEIPR from the coding sequence ATGGAAAATTTTGAAAACCCGAATACAGAAGACCAGCATTCTATATCTCTTGATAAAAAAGAAGACCAGTTTCAGTCGAGAATAGATATGATTGAGCTTAGAACAAGCTTGGAAAAAGTAAAATCTGAAATTGCCAAAGTAATCGTGGGACAGGAAAGTATGGTAGAACATCTTCTTGCTGCATTGCTTTCAAACGGGCATGTCCTTATAGAAGGTGTTCCCGGAGTGGCAAAAACAATTACCGCAAAATTGCTTGCAAAAACCATTGATGTCGGTTTCAGCAGGATTCAGTTTACACCGGATCTCATGCCTTCGGATATTTTGGGAACTTCGGTTTTTAACGTTAAAAATTCTGAATTTGAATTTAAAAAAGGACCGATATTTTCAAGCTTTATTTTGATTGATGAAATCAACAGGTCTCCTGCAAAGACTCAGGCCGCCCTCTTTGAGGTAATGGAAGAAAGACAGATTACCATGGACGGAACACGCTACATCATGGAAGAACCCTTTCTTGTAGTGGCAACCCAGAATCCTATTGAACATGAAGGTACCTATCGACTGCCCGAAGCACAGCTTGATCGTTTCCTGTTTAAAATCAATGTAGGATATCCTGATCTGCAGCAGGAAATTGCCATCATAAAAAATCAGCACGAAAATAAAACGGAAGATAAAACGGATGTGGTAAACCGCGTGATCTCAGCTCAGCAATTGAAAAATTACCAACAGTTGGTGAAAGAGATTATCGTAGAAACACAGCTGATGGAGTATATTGCCAAAATTATTGTGAATACAAGGGAAAATCAGTTCCTGTATCTGGGCGCTTCGCCAAGGGCAAGTCTTGCATTGCTAACGGCTTCAAAATCTTTTGCTGCCTTTAGAGGAAGAGATTTTGTAACACCGGAAGACATCAAGGAAGCAAGCTACGCCGTATTGAGGCACAGAGTAATTGTTTCGCCGGAAAGAGAAATGGAGGGTCTTACAGCCGATGAAATTATCAGACAAATTTTAGAAGGAATTGAAATTCCAAGATAG
- a CDS encoding DUF4350 domain-containing protein — protein MNKTFKIYAVIFIVVMIILVLFEANKTERTDWRKNFDINQKSPFGLFVFNNEVNTLFKNKIKKISETPYNYYQADKKPHNILVIEENIYKESWHKILDQVSDGSDAMLIVSEMPKEISDSIGYYDSQISFEDENVLKLTDKTFINDFIHLDKFPSGRGFTFIKPGVEVLGKTVEKNNTDQANFIKIKFGKGKIYVHCEPLFITNYYLLKRGNARYAQDVFSYLDDRETIWFVENDAKVSQFFLRFILSKPALKYAWWVLLGGLVLFIFFNAKRKQRIVPIIEPLKNTSVDFVKSIGNLYLQEGDFHDMMAKKAQYFLNKVRMDLLIDTQHLDTEFAKKLHLKTGKPMEMIDEAIHLIKKAQDPYAQVMKEDLAKMNTLLDEII, from the coding sequence ATGAATAAAACTTTCAAAATATATGCCGTGATTTTCATCGTTGTGATGATTATTCTGGTATTATTTGAAGCCAATAAAACGGAAAGGACGGACTGGAGAAAAAATTTCGATATCAACCAGAAGTCACCTTTCGGCTTGTTTGTTTTTAATAATGAGGTGAATACATTGTTTAAAAATAAAATCAAAAAAATATCAGAAACACCATACAATTATTATCAGGCCGATAAGAAACCGCACAATATTCTGGTTATAGAAGAAAATATCTACAAGGAATCCTGGCATAAAATTCTGGATCAGGTATCTGACGGCTCAGATGCGATGCTGATCGTCAGTGAAATGCCCAAAGAAATTTCAGACAGTATCGGCTATTACGATTCCCAGATTTCTTTTGAAGATGAAAATGTGCTGAAGCTTACAGATAAAACATTCATAAACGATTTTATTCATCTTGATAAATTCCCGTCGGGAAGAGGTTTTACCTTCATAAAACCCGGTGTTGAGGTATTAGGAAAGACCGTTGAAAAAAACAATACCGATCAGGCAAACTTTATTAAAATAAAATTTGGAAAAGGTAAAATTTACGTGCATTGTGAGCCCCTTTTTATTACCAATTATTATCTCCTAAAACGTGGAAATGCAAGATATGCACAGGACGTTTTTTCCTACCTTGATGATCGCGAAACCATCTGGTTTGTAGAAAATGACGCAAAAGTTTCGCAGTTTTTCCTGAGATTTATCCTTTCCAAACCGGCATTAAAATATGCATGGTGGGTTTTGCTAGGAGGGCTTGTTCTGTTTATTTTCTTTAATGCTAAAAGAAAACAGCGTATTGTACCGATTATAGAACCGTTAAAAAATACCTCCGTCGATTTTGTGAAAAGCATCGGAAATCTGTATCTTCAGGAAGGAGACTTTCACGATATGATGGCTAAAAAAGCACAGTATTTTTTGAACAAGGTAAGAATGGATCTCCTGATCGACACGCAACATCTCGACACAGAATTTGCTAAAAAACTTCATCTCAAGACCGGTAAGCCAATGGAAATGATCGATGAAGCTATTCATCTGATTAAAAAAGCCCAGGATCCGTACGCACAGGTAATGAAAGAAGATCTTGCAAAAATGAATACATTGCTTGATGAAATAATTTAA
- a CDS encoding RDD family protein, producing MSQIAINTSQNVNINFNIASVGDRMIAFFIDLLIKIAYGISVLYIFFTVLDLGYLLQGLDPWSIAAIYIMLLFPIVVYPVVLESLMEGQTPGKKVMKIRVVKIDGYQAGFGDYLIRWVFRIIDTLFVGVVGLVSMIVSKNNQRLGDIASGTAVISLKNKINISHTILENIREDYVPTFPQVIALSDNDMRIIKDNYLKALRIDDRQIIKKLSDKIKTILKLEVDPTKMTERQFIGVIIKDYNYYTGKDS from the coding sequence ATGTCTCAAATTGCGATTAATACTTCACAAAATGTAAATATTAATTTCAACATCGCCAGTGTTGGGGACCGGATGATTGCTTTCTTTATTGATCTTCTCATAAAAATAGCGTACGGAATATCTGTATTGTATATTTTCTTCACGGTTCTGGATCTCGGATATTTACTGCAGGGTTTGGATCCATGGTCTATTGCAGCAATTTATATCATGCTGCTTTTTCCTATAGTAGTGTATCCCGTGGTTCTTGAAAGCCTTATGGAAGGACAAACTCCGGGAAAAAAGGTTATGAAAATCCGAGTTGTGAAAATAGACGGCTACCAGGCGGGTTTCGGGGATTACCTCATTCGCTGGGTTTTCAGAATTATAGACACTTTGTTTGTAGGAGTTGTGGGTCTTGTTTCCATGATTGTTTCCAAGAACAATCAACGTTTAGGAGATATCGCTTCCGGGACGGCTGTAATTTCCTTGAAGAACAAGATTAATATTTCCCATACGATTTTAGAAAATATTCGCGAAGATTATGTTCCTACTTTTCCTCAGGTTATCGCATTGAGTGATAATGACATGAGAATCATTAAAGACAATTATCTCAAAGCCCTTAGAATCGATGACCGCCAGATCATCAAGAAACTTTCCGACAAGATTAAAACTATTCTTAAACTGGAAGTAGACCCTACAAAAATGACTGAAAGACAGTTTATTGGAGTGATTATTAAAGACTACAATTATTATACAGGAAAAGACAGTTAA
- a CDS encoding GNAT family N-acetyltransferase → MRFENNKSGNGGVITLNNELKEIGRLTYTIFPEDSKFIISFVLVHPEFEGRGMGKYLVEEAIKFARENNWKVYPHCSYARSVMMRMNDVDDVFLNR, encoded by the coding sequence ATGAGATTTGAAAATAATAAATCAGGAAACGGCGGAGTCATTACTTTAAATAATGAATTAAAAGAAATCGGAAGGTTAACCTATACCATTTTTCCGGAGGATAGTAAATTTATTATCTCATTCGTATTGGTACATCCCGAATTTGAAGGCCGCGGAATGGGGAAATACCTGGTAGAAGAAGCTATTAAGTTTGCAAGAGAAAATAACTGGAAAGTTTATCCGCACTGTTCGTATGCGAGATCTGTGATGATGAGAATGAACGATGTTGACGACGTTTTTCTCAATAGATAA
- a CDS encoding OmpA family protein — MKNLKLGISALALTVASTVFAQTTNNPWLIGVGAHAENHMAQRENFSNTFSANNLTKTMFNVNNFSITPPLSKLTVARNIGKGLVIDWQTTVGNVENKRFNMGKEFMLMTGLGFQAKAAGLLWDEESWFDPYLRVGANYLRHDYTSLTFPRTDANGAWIGNGENGNENGKANHFTVATGAGVNFWLTKNFGLGVQGDYVSTPGDKANYANFWQASASLNFRFGNRDRDKDGILDKDDLCPDTPGLPEFQGCPDTDGDGVPDKDDQCPDVAGPVENNGCPWPDTDGDGVIDKDDACPTVAGPAENNGCPWPDTDGDGILDKDDACPTVPGLPEYNGCPKPKTKTAEEVEREFGNVYFDFNKATIKAESSPALDRAANIIKTDGGHYVLEGRTDAKGSEAYNLKLSRERAAAVVAALDARGVDADALKSVGVGKAKATVPATASDAERQKDRIVKVIPIEDMNEWNAMKKRDYEDAPVKKAPAKKKAPAKKRK; from the coding sequence ATGAAAAATCTAAAATTAGGAATTTCAGCATTGGCGCTTACTGTCGCTTCTACTGTGTTCGCTCAGACTACCAACAATCCGTGGTTAATCGGAGTTGGTGCTCATGCGGAAAACCATATGGCACAGAGAGAAAATTTCAGTAATACGTTCTCTGCTAATAATTTGACGAAGACAATGTTCAATGTGAACAACTTCTCTATTACTCCGCCATTATCTAAACTTACTGTTGCTAGAAACATAGGTAAAGGTTTGGTTATCGACTGGCAAACTACTGTAGGTAACGTTGAAAACAAGAGATTTAACATGGGTAAAGAATTCATGTTGATGACAGGTCTTGGTTTCCAGGCAAAAGCTGCAGGTCTTTTATGGGATGAAGAATCTTGGTTCGACCCGTATTTAAGAGTTGGTGCTAACTACCTTAGACATGATTATACATCTCTTACTTTCCCAAGAACTGATGCCAACGGAGCATGGATTGGAAATGGTGAGAATGGTAACGAGAATGGTAAAGCAAACCACTTCACTGTTGCAACAGGTGCAGGTGTTAATTTCTGGTTAACTAAAAACTTCGGTTTAGGTGTTCAGGGAGATTACGTATCAACTCCTGGAGACAAAGCTAATTATGCTAACTTCTGGCAAGCTTCTGCTTCATTAAACTTCAGATTTGGTAACAGAGACAGAGATAAAGATGGTATCTTAGATAAAGACGATTTATGTCCTGATACTCCAGGATTACCAGAATTCCAGGGATGTCCTGATACAGATGGTGACGGAGTTCCAGATAAAGACGATCAATGTCCAGACGTAGCTGGTCCGGTTGAAAACAACGGATGTCCTTGGCCAGATACAGACGGTGACGGTGTGATCGACAAAGATGATGCTTGTCCTACAGTTGCAGGTCCTGCAGAAAACAACGGATGTCCTTGGCCAGATACAGATGGTGACGGTATCCTAGATAAAGATGATGCTTGTCCTACAGTTCCAGGTCTTCCAGAATACAACGGATGTCCTAAGCCTAAGACAAAAACTGCTGAAGAAGTTGAAAGAGAATTCGGTAATGTTTACTTCGATTTCAACAAAGCTACAATTAAAGCTGAATCTTCACCTGCATTAGACAGAGCTGCTAATATCATTAAAACTGATGGTGGTCACTATGTACTTGAAGGTAGAACAGATGCTAAAGGATCTGAAGCTTACAACTTGAAACTATCTAGAGAAAGAGCTGCTGCTGTAGTTGCTGCTTTAGATGCAAGAGGTGTAGATGCTGATGCTCTTAAATCTGTAGGTGTTGGTAAAGCAAAAGCTACTGTACCTGCTACAGCTTCTGATGCTGAAAGACAAAAAGACAGAATCGTAAAAGTAATTCCTATCGAAGATATGAACGAATGGAACGCAATGAAGAAGAGAGATTACGAAGATGCTCCAGTGAAAAAAGCTCCAGCTAAGAAAAAAGCTCCAGCTAAAAAAAGAAAATAA
- a CDS encoding glycosyltransferase family protein, giving the protein MKILYAFQGTGNGHVARAQEIVPILKKYVSVETLISGHQSQLKADFGINYQHKGISLLYNKTGGLSYRKTFTDNNFLEAFKTIREIDLSKYDLIINDYEPLTGWAGKLRNYPMIELSHQASMLFKETPKPDKKDFFGELVLKYYVPSDNKIGFHFENYHPRIKKPVIRRKIRNLNPDKKGFYLVYLPSFSDENIIKVLKQIPVEWKVFSKYSTIRFNLNNVEVFPIDEIQYLKSFENCDGILCNAGFETPAEALFMDKKLFVIPIHNQYEQECNACALDKMGISNSKILKLEEIQNWVASEHHLKVDYPDDIENILLNEVLL; this is encoded by the coding sequence ATGAAAATTTTATATGCATTTCAGGGGACGGGAAATGGACATGTTGCCCGCGCACAGGAAATCGTTCCCATCCTGAAAAAGTATGTGTCGGTTGAGACATTGATCAGCGGTCACCAATCACAGTTAAAGGCTGATTTTGGCATTAACTACCAACACAAAGGAATTTCACTGCTGTATAATAAAACAGGAGGATTGTCGTACCGCAAGACATTTACGGATAATAACTTTCTTGAAGCTTTTAAAACGATTAGGGAAATTGATCTTTCTAAATATGATCTTATCATCAACGATTATGAGCCGCTCACGGGATGGGCAGGCAAACTAAGAAATTATCCGATGATTGAACTCAGTCATCAGGCTTCCATGCTATTTAAAGAAACCCCAAAACCGGATAAGAAAGATTTTTTTGGAGAACTGGTATTAAAATATTATGTTCCGAGTGATAATAAAATTGGTTTTCATTTCGAAAATTATCATCCCAGGATTAAAAAACCTGTAATCCGAAGAAAAATCAGAAATCTTAATCCAGATAAAAAAGGTTTTTATCTGGTGTATCTGCCCAGTTTTTCAGATGAAAATATCATTAAAGTTTTAAAACAGATTCCTGTTGAGTGGAAAGTTTTTTCAAAATACTCAACAATTCGATTTAATCTAAATAATGTTGAAGTTTTCCCTATTGATGAAATTCAATATCTTAAAAGTTTCGAAAATTGCGACGGAATTCTCTGTAACGCAGGGTTTGAAACTCCTGCAGAAGCACTTTTTATGGATAAAAAACTATTTGTGATTCCCATTCATAATCAGTATGAGCAGGAATGCAATGCCTGTGCTTTAGATAAGATGGGAATATCCAACTCCAAAATTCTAAAGCTTGAGGAAATTCAGAATTGGGTAGCCTCAGAGCATCATCTAAAAGTAGATTATCCGGATGATATTGAAAACATATTATTGAATGAAGTTTTGCTTTAG
- the smpB gene encoding SsrA-binding protein SmpB — translation MKIEKTVNILNRRARFEYEILEEYEAGMVLTGTEIKSLRSSKASIAESFCQFIDGELYIINMMIDEYKLGTFYNHKTKRERKLLLHKKELQKLEKKLKDAGNTIIPLKLYINDKGKAKVLIALGRGKKLFDKRESIKDRENKRNLDRILKKS, via the coding sequence ATGAAAATAGAAAAGACAGTCAATATATTAAACAGAAGAGCCAGGTTTGAATACGAAATCCTTGAAGAATATGAAGCAGGAATGGTGCTTACAGGTACCGAAATAAAATCTTTGCGATCTTCAAAAGCATCTATTGCAGAATCGTTCTGTCAGTTTATAGATGGGGAGTTGTACATTATTAATATGATGATTGACGAGTATAAATTGGGTACATTCTACAATCACAAAACAAAAAGGGAACGGAAATTGCTGTTGCACAAAAAAGAGTTACAAAAACTTGAAAAGAAATTAAAAGATGCGGGGAATACCATTATACCTTTAAAATTATATATCAATGACAAGGGGAAAGCAAAGGTATTGATTGCCCTCGGAAGGGGTAAAAAACTCTTTGATAAAAGGGAGAGCATTAAAGATAGAGAAAATAAACGTAACCTCGACAGAATATTAAAGAAAAGTTAA